The DNA window CATCAATTAATACTTAGCTTTTGCTTGGAtttatgaaaaagcaaaatattttgttattttagaataagtttttcattttaagccAAAGACTATATTTTAACTGACAACTTTTTAATTGTCATGATCGGTATTGGTACAGGGAGACTTCAGTACCAAACTGTTTCCACctgaatatacagaaaaatgttttcttttatgtttacAGTTAAACTAGTTTTCATTACTTATATTGGATTTGACATTTGCTTGTGTGAATAATTTCATACAAATACAAAACCTCATTTTGTTAAGTACAACTACTTTATATAGAGAGATACACAAATACTCATGGACACATCTACACAGGAAAATTCTACCCATTAAAGTGTTAATTGTGCTAAGAACTACTGCATAGTGTATTTTTATCTGAACAGTGTGTGTGGAGAGCAAAAGCTTTGATAAGGTTGTATCTAGTCAGTCAGGGGTTTTGATATTGGTGGTTATAAGTGGTTTCCTCCACAGCAATGTGAAGCGAAGATTTGGGGACAGGTGATGATAAATGACTGTGAGCTCCCTCCCACCACGTAGAGAGTTCACAGGTGTTTCAGATGCATttcatctttgaaaaaaataaaacaccagcTGTGAAAATGCTTCACTATCTGAACTCACTCTACAGATCAGTTTTTCAGCAATGAAATTCAGTGCCATGCTGAGGTTCATCAGAAAACCTATACATCACTTAAACCTGTAAGTGGGTCTTGTGCAGTCTTAAGGCATGAAAGCTTGTCTTCTGGTCTTCTTCAGATATGTGAACTGCAGtcttcttctgaagaaaagatgAGGCTAGAAAGCAAAGACTCAACTACAAAACAAGTCTTCACCTATCTCTCTAAAGCATGGAACTTTCttatttcctcagaaaaaaatagttctatGTATATAGTCATTAAAATTCAAGAGGGGCCATGGTATAAACGACTAGTTAGactgtggtttgtttttaactatGTGTCTGTTTAGAGAAAAACACCACTTTATAACTCTTCAATTGCTCAACTGTTTACTGGATTTTCATCTAGAGATATTTAGTGTGGGTATCTGATAGAAAGATCCTATAATTACCTGTGCTGTATTTGCTGCTTGTCTGCTTTGAAGTTTTAATTATGTGATGCCACCTGGGGAGACTTTAGAAATGTAGAATGTAGAATACAATTTTTAGCCCCGTCCTTGCACACCCAAAACATCCACTGCGTTTATCAGGAATTTAGGCAAGCCAGGAATGCAGAATAGCTCCTATACCCTGTATGCGAACAGAGTTAAACCATGCAATTGGAGAAACAAATaatagcaaaaagaaataagtaaagaaaaaaccccaatggtTTCAGCTGACTAGAGATAAAGTGGACACTCtctgagggggaaaaatgaCATTTGCTCCACAGAACAAATGGTAGAAAGCCTTCATGCTTGGCTCAGGAATGGAGAATTCTAGGTAAAGAAGACAGGAAAAGCAGGCAAACACAAAGTTTAAGAAATAAGGACATTAAGCATGAGGAGACATTCATGAGAGCTTCCATCTCAGTTCTTTATTTCTTGACAGCAGGGATACACACAGGACTTAGATTATACAAAGTGCTTCTCTGCTGCTACAGCTCTGGTATTTTTGTGACTGGAGCTGATGGTCACAAAAATTAATGCCATGCTAATTGACTGCCAGATTTTACTCTTCATGCCCCTTATCATAATGGGGTCTGGGCAGGTCCTAAAGGAATCCTAATGAAAACGGACATTCTGCCTCTCCCTATATAACGTTTCTTCTTGGCCCAGACTCAAAGATCCGGTCAGTATGTATTTTCCTTGGCAGTGGGCATTACTGCTTGAGAACTGCCACAAGAGAGGGCCTTGCTAATAAAAAGGGATGGACTCTTGAATACCTCATCAGACACTACGCAGTAGTTGACTGTGCTCATACATAGAGTGACTACTGACGCAAAGATCTGTTTCTTCACCTTTTGCAATGAGAGGGCCTTTGTTTGCATGCAAATCCTCAGGGCTTGTATGAACCCTGGGCTGCCCTGACATTACCACACGTCCCTGCCTCACCCTTTCATTCAGCAAAAAGACTGGTTTTCATATCATATGATTTAAGATGTACTTCTGTCAGCTAGATGAGTAGGCCAAAAGTTAATATTAGGTTAGCAGTTTGACATTTTCCTGCATTTGGGAAAAGCCAAACATCGCCTCCCCACTGTCACAGTGGAGCTGGCTGTTCCCTTGACAGGGGTATTGTCAGCCTCTCTGGGAGTGGGAAGTGCTTCAAGGCTTCAGGTCTCCAAAAACAGTCAGCCAGGCCAAGGTGTAACACCCATGAGCTCTGAAAGATGAAGGGGCCCGAAGGTCTGGCTCAGGACCTCTGAACGGCCAGGCCCAGTGACATAGGGATCAGGTGCAACCCCAGCCGTGAGGTGAAGCAGGGTAGCACCCAGGCCTCACAGCAGCGCCGTGGGTAAAGCCAGGGGAAAAAGCAACGCAGGAGAAGGTGCAGCAACAGTGCGACTCTGCGGCCCCTGAAAGGGTACCCCCGCTCGCCTCCCTCCGGAGCCCAGCCGAGGCCGCCACAAAATGGCGGGTCGGGGCGCCCCGGGGCTCGAGGCGGAGCCTtctcggcggcggcgggaagggCGGAAGCCGCCGCCGGAGGGAAGGGGCGCGGAGCCAGGCCCGTtccgcctcccgccgcggccccAGCAGAGACGGCGTCTCCGCGCCGGGCCGCTCTGACCActccgccgccgcctcccggggTGGTGAGTAGGCGAGCCCGGCGGAGAACCTGTCGCGGAGCAGATCCGAGGGACGCTGTGCTATGACGACCTCTAGAGCTGTTGTtaccccctccccgggggccGCCTCAGAGTGacacctctccctcccccccccgctcGCGTCTGCCTGTATCCCGGTAGTCGCGCCAGCAGTGAATCTGGGGGGTCGCTCGTGtgggggatgctggggctgAGGGCCGGCAGCCGAGGCCGGCATCCAAGGGCGGCTGGGGGCGTCAGGCCGCTGCCAGGAGGGGAGGACGAGGAGCAGGCGGCGCGGTTCCTCTCCCTGAGGGGAGCAGCGGTGCCGGCGGCGCGGCAGGTGCTGGCCGGAGGCCGGGCCGCTGTTCGAGCCAGCGGGTGAGAGGGACCGCGGCGGGGCCCctcgggcggggggcggccggggtcGAGGCCTGCCCGGCGGGCCGGCGCTGCCATGCCCTGCCAGTGAGAATCTGCCGGCTGAGAGATGCTTGGTTTGGCTGTGTGGAGTCGGTTTGTTTCTGAGCCGAGTGCAGCAGATATACGCGCTGTgctcaagaagaaaatattagcGGAATGCTCAATAGACCCCGTTTTTCCTCAGTATGTATGAGTGGCCCCTGTGGCTAGGAGCCCCACACGGAAAGGTGATGATGCACACGTCTTTTGCAAGGGACACCTTTAGTCGGTCTCACCTGGTggtaataaaagcagaaattaaaaaaaaaaatcacactttgTTTTATTCTCAGTGATATATATATAAGACCTTGAATTTTTCACAGTCGAAAGCAGAGTGGTACCTTAAAACAGCCACAGGATGCAGCTGTAAccgtgactttttttttttataatgcaaTGCAACTGTTGGCAAACAAATACATGGTGTCTTTATAGATGAAATGAAGTGATGTTTCTGAGTTTCACGTTTGGATGGCTTCCTTAATacctttttgctatttttttctttgtttcagggTAATCAACCAAAGAAGTTATGAATATCATCTGTGGTCTAAAGTTGCCAGGCaggaactgtattttctttcatttggctTCTTTGACCAAGCAGGGGAAGTGCAATAATCTCTATAGGTCTTATGCAGGATATTACCAAACTCAAGTCAGTTCTACACAAGGCAGATGCCAAAGACTGGATTTGAGTGGAAATATTAGAAACTGTTTTTTGAGTGGAAGCCCTGACTCCTGTAGAAACTTCATCAGTAAAGGACTGAGGTGTCTTTTGAATGCCCAAAATACAGAAGTATACAAGAATGCACACCACAGTTTGGGAAGGTTTTGCTTCCAGTCTTCTCAGCCTTTGGGGGAGAAGATCCCATCCTTCCAGATCAGTTCTGTAGGGCAGCTCCCACGTCATTTTTCTGCTTGGAACATTCAGATCATCAGGTGTTTTCACACATCACCATCATTTCAGGCTGCACCAGTTCCTCTTTTCTGGATTATTGTTAAGCCAGCTCAGAAATTATTTGCTATCATTCTTGGCAGGTAAAACACTAACTTCCTCTCTCATTGTAAGACCCCATTATACAAAGTGTACATGGGTTTACGGAGAATGGTAGGTgtatttgtggtgttttcattttagtatCTGTGCAAAATTTATTAGGACTGGGACCTAGACTGAGTTTGCCCAACAAGAAGTTGTTTCCATTATCAGAGGTGTTAGATatatcttttgcttttcctgttctcGTTTACACATGGTAGAGGGAAATGAACCAAGACACCTAGGGGAATTCCGTCCTTTCCTGTGAGAGGGAGGAAATGGAGTGGGGTAGAAGCCAATTAGAGTATAATCTTCCATAAACTCTTACTTGAGGTGAGACTGGAATATAGAATACAGGAAGGGCAGACACTAACAAATTCCTTTTTAACTATGTCTGAAGTTGAAACTGTTTGTATCTGTCTTACAGGAGCATAAGAAATTGGTGGAAGGCTCTTCCTCCTAATAAACGggaactttttaaagaaagtgcaaggaaaaataaatggaagataCTCCTGAGTGCTAGTAGTATAGGGgttttatttgttgtgttttattttactcaCTTGGAGGAGACACCTATCACTGGGCGTGCTCGACTGTTGGTGTTTGGAAAAGAGCATTTTAGGGAACTGTCACAGATGGAATATGATAtggtaagattaaaaaaattcacaatACTCAGTAActgttaatgttttttttagTGATGAGATAATCCAATTAATGGGATGGGCAAACAAACCTAGTGATGTCCTAATAAGTTTTGAATTTCATGCCTGGAACGCTGCAGAGCACCCCCGTCAGTTACCCACTCCTCTTGTTCCCATCCTTTTTAAGAGTTCGCTTTCCATCAGCAAACCATTCAGGGACACATGATGGTTAAAGAAGGCATTATAAATATGTAGCAAACATTTCTAACTGTGTTATTGTAATATAACAAGACACATAAAAATCTGGTAGAAACAATAAAAGCATAGATAATAGGTACATGCTCGGGTCTGTCTCTGTGCTGATTTGAGCATTCTTTGGCACTTATTTAAGGTCCTCTCTTCTAAGCTGTCACTTTTAAGGTAATACTCTACCTGCATTCAATTCcgcttcatttttttcattggatcagctcatttttctttaattactttcttttaaactgtCTGTTGCACTAATTCTTGTAACTTTGAGTTCTATGATTTTCTGTCCTGAAGTCAGTGAAACTTGATAATCCAGCCATATATGAATGTCACTGTATTTCCATCTGACGGGGAATGTGATATGAATGTAGCAAAAGAAGTACAGGGATATATTCAAACTACATCTTTTGTATAAATTTGTCCACCTTACAAATTACAAcagaaatatacagaaaaattataaattcaAATGGAAATTCAGGAAGGTATGGAAAGGTTTGTCAATTGTGATGCCAGGTTTAACTGTGTAGTAGGAAAACACCAGATACAGGAGGCTGTAGGACCAAGTTTATACTATCTTATTTTTGATCTGTGGTCAGTTTACTTCCTTTTAAGTTTATTAATCTTTAACTTTTGGGTCTGAAAGCCTTGATCTAATATATTGACTTTGGCTATATGAAAGATAAATGTATTAAAACTTAGGTTTAACTAGGGTGTGTGTAGCCGCTAAATTACTTTACCAGTTAATCATTTACTGTGTTTGTTGTgcatggcaatttttttttttcagtggttggAGGAATTCAAAAGTAAAATGTTACCTGAGACAGATGCACGCTATCAGGTTGTGGAGAGAGTTGTTGGTCATTTATCTGAAAGCAATAAGGACATCCCACAGGTCTTGGCGCTCAAGTGGGTTATCCATGTGATAGACGAACCAGGTGTAAATGCTTTTGTGCTTCCAGTAAGTTGAACCCAATATAAAAAATACTATTAATATCGaatcagcattttatttatgtgtCTTCTACTTAATTTTCACTCTTTTTGTTTACAGAATGGCCAAGTGTTTGTTTTCACTGGCCTGCTAAATGCAGTTTCTGATATTCATCAGCTGTCTTTCATTCTGGGACATGAAATAGCTCATGCTGTGCTGGAACATGCAGTAAGTATTTAAAGAGAGCtgtttaaaattcttaaatGAATTCTAATTACTTTAATTAAGATTCTTCCTATCACTGCCAACCAAAGGTTCAGTGTGACTTTTtctaattaatgaaaaattgaCTTTGAAATGAGAGTATTCTGGTACATTATATACTTATTACTCATGTAGTACTTAATAACTGTCAGAAGTCCTGTAGTAGTCAGTGTTAGCCCAAAGTCTGCCAATGCTTTTTTTATAACTGTACGGGTGGGTTATGGCTCACTATTAACAGTCATTTAGAACTTGCTCTGGAGGTGCCTCTCCTCCTGTAGCCCGGACATAAGGAACTTGAGGCACTCAGCAACTCTGTTACTCTTAGACTTGTTAATATCTGCAGAAGTGGATATACtttaataaattattctaaaatacatgatatttttcttacagtagCACACAGTTCTAGAATGCCAAACCCCAGAATGGCTGGAGCTTGATTCT is part of the Phalacrocorax carbo chromosome 6, bPhaCar2.1, whole genome shotgun sequence genome and encodes:
- the OMA1 gene encoding metalloendopeptidase OMA1, mitochondrial isoform X2, producing MLGLRAGSRGRHPRAAGGVRPLPGGEDEEQAARFLSLRGAAVPAARQVLAGGRAAVRASGVINQRSYEYHLWSKVARSIRNWWKALPPNKRELFKESARKNKWKILLSASSIGVLFVVFYFTHLEETPITGRARLLVFGKEHFRELSQMEYDMWLEEFKSKMLPETDARYQVVERVVGHLSESNKDIPQVLALKWVIHVIDEPGVNAFVLPNGQVFVFTGLLNAVSDIHQLSFILGHEIAHAVLEHAAEKASMVHFLDFLSLIFLTMIWAICPRDSLAVVGQWIQSKLQEFMFDRPYSRTLEAEADKVGLQFAAKACVDVRASSVFWQQMELAETIQGQPKLPEWLSTHPSHENRAEHLDRLIPEALKIRESCNCPSLSGPDPRLIFRLNMQHLLESSKHQETPNSTKRDLSKPNLDFPHTQKVDDMPVTFAVKPAN
- the OMA1 gene encoding metalloendopeptidase OMA1, mitochondrial isoform X3 — translated: MPCQVINQRSYEYHLWSKVARSIRNWWKALPPNKRELFKESARKNKWKILLSASSIGVLFVVFYFTHLEETPITGRARLLVFGKEHFRELSQMEYDMWLEEFKSKMLPETDARYQVVERVVGHLSESNKDIPQVLALKWVIHVIDEPGVNAFVLPNGQVFVFTGLLNAVSDIHQLSFILGHEIAHAVLEHAAEKASMVHFLDFLSLIFLTMIWAICPRDSLAVVGQWIQSKLQEFMFDRPYSRTLEAEADKVGLQFAAKACVDVRASSVFWQQMELAETIQGQPKLPEWLSTHPSHENRAEHLDRLIPEALKIRESCNCPSLSGPDPRLIFRLNMQHLLESSKHQETPNSTKRDLSKPNLDFPHTQKVDDMPVTFAVKPAN
- the OMA1 gene encoding metalloendopeptidase OMA1, mitochondrial isoform X1, yielding MNIICGLKLPGRNCIFFHLASLTKQGKCNNLYRSYAGYYQTQVSSTQGRCQRLDLSGNIRNCFLSGSPDSCRNFISKGLRCLLNAQNTEVYKNAHHSLGRFCFQSSQPLGEKIPSFQISSVGQLPRHFSAWNIQIIRCFHTSPSFQAAPVPLFWIIVKPAQKLFAIILGRSIRNWWKALPPNKRELFKESARKNKWKILLSASSIGVLFVVFYFTHLEETPITGRARLLVFGKEHFRELSQMEYDMWLEEFKSKMLPETDARYQVVERVVGHLSESNKDIPQVLALKWVIHVIDEPGVNAFVLPNGQVFVFTGLLNAVSDIHQLSFILGHEIAHAVLEHAAEKASMVHFLDFLSLIFLTMIWAICPRDSLAVVGQWIQSKLQEFMFDRPYSRTLEAEADKVGLQFAAKACVDVRASSVFWQQMELAETIQGQPKLPEWLSTHPSHENRAEHLDRLIPEALKIRESCNCPSLSGPDPRLIFRLNMQHLLESSKHQETPNSTKRDLSKPNLDFPHTQKVDDMPVTFAVKPAN